CAAGCAAAAACCAAAAGATTTCATTTTTATGTTGACTTAAATCGGCTTACATTTTGAATGGCGCATACCATATTTAAGAGGTGAACATGAAAGGAAGAGTGAAGTGGTTCAATAAGAATAAAGGCTACGGATTTATCATCACCGATGATAATAAAGAGTATTTTGTCCACTGGAAATCGATCGTAACCAATTCCCCGCGCGAGCTCAAAGTATTAGAGCAAGACGAATTTGTGACATTTGATCTGATGGAGACCGACAAAGGGGTTCAAGCGATCAACATCATCAGAGTAAATCCCTGAAGAGTAGATTCAGAGTGCTTTCAGGGGCAGAAGTTCGCAAGGGCTTTTGCCCCTGATTCTTTAGACGGAGCACCGATGCCTTTTCTTCCCGCATCCGCAGATGAAATGAAGTCCCTTGGCTGGACGAGTGTGGATATTATTCTCATCAGCGGAGATGCCTATGTGGATCATCCCGGCTTTGGCACCGCTATCATTGGCAGAGTGCTGGAAGCTGCAGGCTACAAAGTTGGCATCATCGCCCAACCTGATTGGCGGAAGGACGAGGATTTTCTGTGTTTAGGCGTGCCAAGATTGTTTTTTGGCGTCAGCGCTGGCAACATG
The sequence above is a segment of the Candidatus Cloacimonadaceae bacterium genome. Coding sequences within it:
- a CDS encoding cold shock domain-containing protein — translated: MKGRVKWFNKNKGYGFIITDDNKEYFVHWKSIVTNSPRELKVLEQDEFVTFDLMETDKGVQAINIIRVNP